The genomic interval TAAAATAATTAACAATCAATACTATTACGATCTACTAAAAATACTAGAAAAGGCCTAAATCATAAATCCAAGGAATAAAAATGGAAAATCTATTTAAACGATTAAAACAAAAAGCAGAAAATTTAAAATTAAACACAACCAAACAAAAAGCCAAAAACACCTTCAATAGAACAGAAATAATAAACGGAAAAAAAATATATCACACAAAACTATTCAATGACTTTTACACATTTGGCGTCAACAAAAAACAAAAAAATAAATTCTTAATAGCTCTTAAGAAATATTCACAACCAAACAAAGAAAAAAATATATATATATTTCATCTATTCAGCGTCAAAGGAAAAGATGAATTTCTAGGAATCCATTATTCTATCAAAAAAATACAAAAACCT from Borrelia coriaceae carries:
- a CDS encoding DUF226 domain-containing protein gives rise to the protein MENLFKRLKQKAENLKLNTTKQKAKNTFNRTEIINGKKIYHTKLFNDFYTFGVNKKQKNKFLIALKKYSQPNKEKNIYIFHLFSVKGKDEFLGIHYSIKKIQKPLVIQNIEKNEFYTIRWCVCMEFRFKTGSIICYLTNFYSLLRKDKTKTEYYKKLLNITLEIERQVYTFYNKNLPGAIITEWIEKKQK